A region of Paenibacillus sp. 37 DNA encodes the following proteins:
- a CDS encoding glycoside hydrolase family 1 protein, with amino-acid sequence MMNRQGFPEGFLWGGAIAANQAEGGFDAGGKGWSTADMVPYFEKKDYTNLRELMHVTSATVEKAMAHHSAEGYPKRYGIDFYHRFKEDIALFAELGFKTFRLSINWPRIFPNGYDAEPNEEGLRFYDEVFDELRKYDIEPLITLSHYEMPMALVLKYNGWAGREVIGHFVRYAETVMTRYKDKVKYWLTFNEINTTIIEPFTGGGIIEDRVENTMQASYQALHHQFVASSLVTEKARQINPNFQIGCMLARMIHYPATSKPEDVLQAQIDNQLNLLHTDVQVRGSYPTFMARYWAENGITIAMEPGDEQILREHTVDFISFSYYTSLVSAVNPEEYGVTGGNLYSTIKNPNLERTEWGWQLDPIGLRVALKELYDRYQLPLFVVENGLGAKDTVEADGSINDDYRIDYLRKHITQMKEAVMDGVDLMGYTNWGAIDIISASTSEMSKRYGVIYVDQDDNGQGTLNRYKKKSFGWYQKVIASNGENLE; translated from the coding sequence ATGATGAATCGACAAGGGTTTCCGGAAGGTTTTCTGTGGGGCGGCGCTATTGCCGCCAATCAGGCTGAAGGTGGATTCGATGCTGGCGGCAAAGGATGGTCGACGGCCGACATGGTTCCTTATTTTGAGAAAAAGGACTACACCAACCTTAGAGAACTGATGCATGTTACCAGTGCAACGGTTGAGAAAGCAATGGCACATCATAGCGCGGAAGGTTATCCGAAGCGTTACGGGATTGATTTTTACCACCGTTTCAAAGAGGATATTGCGCTGTTTGCCGAGCTGGGCTTCAAGACATTCCGTCTGTCCATCAACTGGCCGCGTATTTTCCCGAATGGTTATGATGCCGAGCCAAATGAAGAGGGACTGCGCTTCTATGACGAAGTGTTCGATGAACTCCGGAAATACGATATCGAACCACTGATAACACTTTCGCATTATGAGATGCCTATGGCACTTGTACTGAAATATAACGGCTGGGCTGGCCGTGAAGTGATTGGACATTTTGTGAGATATGCGGAAACCGTAATGACCCGGTACAAAGACAAAGTAAAATACTGGTTGACGTTTAATGAGATTAACACGACCATTATTGAACCGTTCACAGGCGGAGGTATTATTGAAGACCGGGTGGAGAATACGATGCAGGCTTCCTATCAGGCACTTCACCATCAATTTGTAGCCAGCAGCCTGGTAACAGAAAAAGCACGTCAGATTAACCCGAACTTCCAGATCGGATGTATGCTTGCACGCATGATTCACTACCCGGCGACATCGAAGCCAGAGGATGTGCTGCAAGCACAGATCGATAACCAGCTGAACCTGCTGCATACGGATGTACAAGTTCGTGGTAGTTATCCAACGTTCATGGCTCGGTATTGGGCAGAGAACGGGATTACGATTGCCATGGAACCAGGGGATGAGCAGATCCTGCGTGAGCACACGGTTGATTTCATCTCGTTCAGTTATTACACATCCTTGGTGTCCGCAGTAAATCCAGAGGAATATGGAGTGACGGGTGGTAACCTGTACAGCACGATTAAGAACCCGAATCTCGAGCGTACGGAGTGGGGCTGGCAGCTTGATCCGATTGGTTTGCGCGTTGCATTGAAAGAACTGTATGATCGTTACCAATTGCCATTGTTTGTGGTAGAGAATGGACTTGGAGCGAAAGATACGGTTGAAGCAGACGGTTCCATCAACGATGATTACCGTATTGATTATCTGAGAAAACATATTACCCAAATGAAAGAAGCCGTTATGGATGGTGTGGACCTGATGGGATATACCAACTGGGGAGCGATTGATATTATCAGTGCATCCACTTCGGAAATGTCCAAGCGTTATGGCGTGATTTACGTGGATCAGGACGACAACGGACAAGGCACATTGAATCGATATAAGAAAAAGAGCTTTGGTTGGTACCAAAAAGTCATCGCCTCTAATGGTGAAAACTTGGAATAA
- a CDS encoding beta-glucoside-specific PTS transporter subunit IIABC, with product MKHQETAQEIIKAVGGTNNINSVYHCVTRLRFDLKDNEKVDNGSLKKLDKVMGTNISGDQFQVIIGNDVAKVFDAMVEENPAIQQSTENKEPKSDKKQNVVLKIFETIAGVFAPMLPAITAAGMLKGLLALFVSVGWMSAGTDTYRILSAIGDGVFHYLPLLIAVSAARKFGSNPFVAIALGTALMYPDMTALLSSGESVGFLGIPVTAVSYASSVIPILLAVWLMSYVEKWVDRVIPAALKLLLVPLITLLVMVPVTLIAIGPLGTFVGSGLSGGINWLLNEGGLIAGIVLGGAMALIIMTGMHYALVPIILSNIATLGFDKFLPLTFISNMGQAGATLGVFFRAKDKKLKTVALSTSFTALMGVTEPAMYGVNMKYKKPFAAAMIGSAVGGGFALAFGAKAYVLAGNGGLPGLPSLIGQTFWYSFGGMILAFIVGAIMSTIFGIKEEEGDAEALAQFSPGASSAPAKVTSNDAATVNMEDMGDPTPTSDAVAVAPMTGKSIPLKEVNDPTFGDELMGKGVAFVPTVGELVSPVTGTIMNVFKTKHAIVVRSDNGMELLIHVGINTVKLRGQYFDAHVATGARVQAGDKLLTFELAEIAKEYDITTAMVVTNTADYKQVLPVKLGEITMGEDVLKAEI from the coding sequence ATGAAACATCAGGAAACGGCGCAGGAAATTATTAAAGCCGTTGGGGGAACAAACAATATTAACTCAGTTTATCACTGCGTCACACGTTTGCGCTTTGATCTAAAAGACAACGAGAAAGTTGACAACGGCTCACTCAAGAAACTGGATAAGGTCATGGGCACGAATATTTCCGGCGATCAATTCCAAGTCATTATCGGTAATGATGTGGCAAAAGTATTCGATGCCATGGTGGAGGAAAATCCGGCAATCCAGCAAAGTACAGAAAATAAAGAGCCAAAGTCGGATAAAAAACAAAATGTAGTACTGAAAATTTTTGAAACAATCGCAGGTGTCTTTGCCCCAATGCTTCCAGCGATTACTGCGGCAGGTATGCTCAAAGGATTACTTGCACTATTCGTGTCCGTAGGTTGGATGTCCGCCGGAACGGATACGTATCGTATTCTTTCAGCCATCGGTGACGGCGTATTCCATTACCTGCCTTTACTGATAGCAGTCAGCGCTGCTCGTAAATTTGGCAGTAACCCGTTTGTTGCGATTGCACTAGGTACAGCACTCATGTATCCAGACATGACAGCATTGTTATCTAGCGGTGAATCGGTTGGATTTTTGGGAATTCCGGTTACAGCAGTAAGTTATGCTTCATCCGTTATTCCGATTCTTCTTGCAGTATGGTTGATGTCTTATGTTGAGAAATGGGTTGACCGCGTTATCCCTGCTGCACTCAAGCTATTGCTTGTGCCGCTGATTACCTTACTTGTTATGGTTCCGGTAACGCTGATTGCGATCGGTCCATTGGGTACATTTGTAGGTAGCGGATTGTCTGGCGGCATCAACTGGCTGTTGAATGAAGGCGGATTGATTGCAGGTATTGTTCTTGGCGGTGCGATGGCGCTCATTATTATGACAGGAATGCACTATGCACTTGTGCCGATCATCCTGAGTAATATCGCTACACTGGGCTTTGATAAATTCTTGCCACTGACCTTTATCTCCAATATGGGTCAGGCTGGTGCGACACTCGGCGTATTCTTCCGGGCAAAAGATAAAAAACTCAAAACCGTGGCATTATCAACGAGCTTCACAGCACTCATGGGTGTAACGGAGCCGGCTATGTACGGGGTTAACATGAAATACAAAAAACCATTTGCCGCAGCCATGATTGGTAGTGCAGTGGGTGGCGGATTCGCCCTTGCTTTTGGCGCGAAAGCGTATGTACTTGCGGGTAACGGTGGTCTCCCAGGACTTCCTTCCCTGATCGGACAGACATTCTGGTATTCCTTTGGGGGGATGATTTTGGCCTTTATCGTGGGTGCAATCATGTCTACGATATTTGGTATTAAGGAAGAAGAAGGAGACGCAGAGGCGTTAGCTCAATTCTCACCAGGTGCTTCTTCTGCACCAGCGAAAGTAACTTCCAATGACGCCGCAACCGTGAACATGGAAGACATGGGCGATCCAACACCAACGAGTGATGCAGTAGCTGTTGCACCGATGACAGGTAAATCCATCCCACTCAAAGAAGTCAACGATCCAACATTCGGTGATGAATTGATGGGTAAAGGTGTGGCATTTGTTCCAACGGTGGGCGAATTGGTATCTCCAGTGACAGGTACCATCATGAATGTGTTCAAAACAAAACATGCGATCGTTGTCCGTAGTGATAACGGAATGGAATTGTTGATTCATGTTGGAATTAACACGGTGAAGCTGCGTGGACAGTACTTCGATGCACATGTTGCTACAGGAGCACGTGTACAAGCTGGAGACAAGTTACTCACATTTGAACTGGCCGAGATTGCCAAAGAATACGATATTACAACCGCTATGGTTGTTACCAATACGGCAGATTACAAGCAGGTTCTACCTGTGAAATTGGGCGAAATCACGATGGGTGAAGACGTCTTGAAAGCTGAAATCTAA
- the licT gene encoding BglG family transcription antiterminator LicT yields MIIKQIFNNNIVSTVDDKNQELLILGRGIGFKFKAGDEIDEERIEKVFRLQDASIYEKFKSIVAEVPIEILQATDDIVTLARTQLNKTISDGIYVSLSDHIHFAVQRLEKGMITRNPLSWEVQHFYKAEYDVAREALTLLKERLDIEFPKDEICNIALHFINAEVNDSMNDVTHLMQLLQEIMNIIKYHFNIELDEDSVNYFRFITHLKYFCQRVITHSSHDDAEEYLYEVVRKNYPETFKCIGKIETFIHKNYQYDMTHSEQLYLTLHLERLMKTKRDA; encoded by the coding sequence ATGATTATTAAACAGATATTTAATAACAATATTGTCAGTACCGTGGATGACAAAAATCAGGAACTGCTGATCCTCGGCCGGGGTATCGGATTTAAGTTCAAAGCAGGCGATGAGATTGATGAAGAGCGGATTGAGAAGGTATTTCGTCTTCAGGATGCATCGATTTATGAGAAATTCAAATCCATCGTAGCTGAAGTGCCGATTGAGATTCTGCAGGCAACAGATGATATTGTGACACTGGCACGAACGCAATTGAACAAAACCATCAGTGACGGGATCTACGTCTCGCTGTCTGATCACATTCACTTTGCTGTTCAGCGCTTGGAAAAAGGAATGATTACTCGTAATCCACTTTCTTGGGAAGTTCAGCACTTCTATAAGGCGGAGTATGATGTGGCCAGAGAAGCACTGACCTTGCTGAAGGAAAGATTGGATATTGAGTTTCCCAAAGATGAAATCTGTAATATTGCCTTACATTTCATCAATGCGGAAGTCAATGATTCCATGAACGATGTCACCCATCTAATGCAGCTGCTGCAGGAGATTATGAATATCATCAAATATCACTTCAATATCGAATTGGATGAAGATAGCGTTAATTATTTCCGCTTCATCACCCATTTGAAATATTTCTGTCAGCGTGTCATTACGCATTCTTCACATGATGATGCCGAGGAGTATTTGTATGAAGTGGTTCGGAAAAACTATCCGGAGACATTCAAATGTATTGGCAAGATCGAGACTTTTATCCATAAAAACTATCAGTATGACATGACTCACTCTGAGCAGTTATATCTAACGCTCCATCTGGAACGTCTGATGAAAACCAAGCGGGATGCTTAA
- a CDS encoding stalk domain-containing protein, whose protein sequence is MKEVILDKGDLFVRDKVKGLLIGITIGSMLTGVTAYAASGTPIKALLQKVNIYVDGTKKSTANAITYNNTTYVPVRSISTALGENVALKSNNLYIGKQPLVKLTGNQAFELLYKKIKKEIEMYSLTVGEESKDGDFYVMRSFSDRETYEVTYGLYYIHMYTGEVYEWNFKSKKMVKL, encoded by the coding sequence TTGAAGGAAGTAATTTTAGATAAAGGGGATTTATTCGTGAGGGACAAAGTAAAAGGATTACTCATTGGTATCACAATTGGATCAATGCTTACAGGAGTTACAGCTTATGCAGCATCAGGAACGCCCATAAAAGCTTTACTACAGAAAGTAAATATTTATGTAGATGGAACAAAGAAGTCGACAGCTAATGCAATAACTTATAACAATACTACATATGTACCAGTTAGAAGCATAAGTACTGCACTTGGTGAGAACGTAGCTTTAAAGTCTAACAATCTGTACATTGGCAAACAACCATTAGTTAAACTAACAGGGAATCAAGCGTTTGAACTGTTATATAAAAAAATTAAGAAAGAAATCGAAATGTATAGCCTAACTGTTGGAGAGGAATCCAAAGACGGAGATTTTTATGTAATGCGTTCATTCTCAGACAGAGAAACGTATGAAGTGACTTATGGCCTTTACTACATCCACATGTACACAGGGGAAGTCTACGAATGGAACTTCAAATCCAAGAAAATGGTTAAACTATAG
- a CDS encoding metallophosphoesterase has translation MFVLVGILFLVIYGLLVFYIGWSGWSWMKPIVSARFRWFYIIALVFLAVSFILARVFGSISFLGIIGSYWLAIFSLLLLILPVVHLTMWLLKLTRIPRHHTQKWAGVVTLVLLVSTMGYGIFNAYSPVVRTYNIQIDKKVEGVDKLNIVMAADMHFGLLSGPAHAKRMVEEINALKPDLVLYPGDIIDDNLDMYLNSGIADIISEIQAPYGVYASLGNHDKFDGPIEDLIAALEKSNMQVLYDDKIVLDDKITLIGRKDRTEKDRAEVATLMQNTDLSQPVLMMDHQPYDLDIAEQNNVDLVVSGHTHRGQIAPAQFITQAIYENDWGYLQKGSMHSIVTSGFGFWGPPIRTSSRSEIVQINVTFQ, from the coding sequence ATGTTTGTATTAGTGGGTATATTGTTTTTAGTGATATACGGTTTATTAGTGTTCTACATAGGCTGGAGCGGTTGGAGTTGGATGAAGCCTATCGTGTCCGCCAGATTTCGATGGTTTTATATTATAGCGCTTGTATTCCTTGCCGTTTCCTTCATTTTGGCACGGGTATTTGGAAGCATTTCGTTCCTCGGAATCATCGGTTCTTACTGGCTGGCGATTTTCTCGTTGTTATTGTTGATCCTGCCCGTCGTCCACCTGACGATGTGGTTGTTAAAGTTAACCCGTATTCCTAGACATCACACACAGAAATGGGCGGGTGTCGTTACGCTGGTGCTGTTAGTGTCCACAATGGGTTATGGGATTTTCAATGCTTACAGCCCGGTAGTGAGAACATATAATATCCAGATTGATAAAAAAGTAGAAGGTGTGGACAAGCTCAACATTGTTATGGCTGCCGATATGCACTTTGGACTTCTATCTGGTCCCGCACATGCCAAACGCATGGTGGAGGAGATTAATGCTTTGAAGCCGGATCTGGTACTGTATCCTGGAGATATTATTGATGACAATCTGGATATGTACCTTAATAGCGGAATTGCCGACATTATCAGTGAAATTCAGGCCCCATACGGTGTTTATGCTTCTCTCGGGAATCACGACAAGTTTGATGGTCCGATTGAAGATCTGATCGCTGCGCTGGAGAAGAGCAACATGCAAGTTCTGTACGATGACAAGATTGTCCTGGATGACAAGATCACTCTCATTGGACGGAAAGACCGGACAGAGAAGGATCGTGCAGAAGTGGCTACTTTAATGCAAAATACGGACTTGAGCCAACCGGTACTTATGATGGATCACCAGCCATATGATCTGGATATTGCGGAACAGAACAATGTAGATTTGGTGGTATCCGGTCATACTCACCGCGGTCAGATTGCACCTGCTCAGTTCATCACACAGGCTATTTACGAGAATGATTGGGGCTATCTGCAAAAGGGTTCCATGCATTCCATCGTAACCTCCGGATTTGGATTCTGGGGACCTCCAATTCGTACAAGCAGTCGTTCGGAGATTGTGCAGATTAATGTGACGTTCCAGTAA
- the gndA gene encoding NADP-dependent phosphogluconate dehydrogenase, translating to MSKQQIGVIGLAVMGKNLALNIESKGFSVAVFNRSPEKTNDLLKEAEGKNLTGAFTIEEFVESLESPRKILIMVQAGKATDATIEQLLPHLDQGDIIIDGGNAYFPDTQRRSKELEEKGFRFIGAGVSGGEEGALKGPAIMPGGQESAYQLVEPILTAISAKVGDDACSTYIGPDGAGHYVKMVHNGIEYGDMQLIGEAYHLLKSVLNVSVEELHEIFTEWNQGELDSYLIEITADIFSKYDPETGKPMVDVILDAAGQKGTGKWTSQSALDLGVPLSMITESVFSRFLSAMKDERVAASKILSGPATEAFSGDKKAFIENVRKALFASKIVSYAQGFAQMRAASDEYGWDLKYGNIAMIFRGGCIIRSQFLQNIKEAYDKDAELKNLLLDPYFQNIVESYQGAWREVIAAAVKQGIPVPGFSSALSYYDSYRTERLPANLLQAQRDYFGAHTFKRVDKEGSFHFQWMDTNE from the coding sequence ATGAGTAAACAACAGATTGGTGTTATTGGATTGGCAGTAATGGGTAAAAACCTGGCTTTGAATATTGAAAGCAAAGGTTTCTCGGTAGCGGTATTTAACCGCTCCCCGGAGAAAACGAACGATCTTCTGAAAGAAGCAGAAGGTAAAAACCTGACAGGTGCGTTCACCATTGAAGAATTCGTGGAATCCCTGGAATCTCCGCGCAAAATTCTGATCATGGTACAAGCAGGTAAAGCAACAGATGCAACGATCGAACAACTGCTTCCTCATCTGGATCAAGGCGACATTATTATCGACGGAGGTAATGCTTACTTCCCTGACACACAACGTCGCAGTAAAGAACTGGAAGAAAAAGGGTTCCGCTTCATCGGAGCAGGTGTATCCGGTGGTGAAGAAGGCGCACTGAAAGGCCCTGCAATCATGCCGGGTGGACAGGAAAGTGCTTATCAGTTGGTAGAACCGATCCTGACAGCGATCTCCGCTAAAGTCGGCGATGACGCTTGCAGCACATATATCGGACCAGACGGTGCCGGACACTATGTGAAAATGGTGCATAACGGTATCGAGTACGGAGATATGCAGTTGATTGGTGAAGCTTATCACTTGCTCAAATCCGTATTGAACGTTTCCGTTGAAGAGTTGCATGAGATCTTCACCGAGTGGAATCAAGGGGAGTTGGACAGCTACCTGATCGAAATCACGGCAGATATCTTCTCCAAATACGATCCAGAAACAGGAAAACCAATGGTTGACGTTATTCTGGATGCGGCTGGACAAAAAGGAACAGGTAAATGGACAAGCCAAAGTGCGCTGGATCTCGGCGTTCCATTGTCCATGATTACGGAATCTGTATTCTCCCGTTTCCTGTCTGCCATGAAGGACGAGCGTGTAGCAGCTAGCAAAATCCTGAGTGGACCAGCAACTGAAGCATTCTCTGGCGACAAAAAAGCGTTCATTGAGAACGTGCGTAAAGCATTGTTTGCAAGTAAAATCGTATCCTATGCACAAGGATTTGCACAAATGCGTGCAGCTTCCGATGAATACGGCTGGGATCTGAAATACGGCAACATTGCCATGATCTTCCGTGGCGGTTGCATCATCCGTTCGCAATTCTTGCAAAACATTAAAGAAGCATATGACAAAGATGCAGAACTCAAAAACCTGCTCTTGGATCCTTACTTCCAAAACATCGTTGAATCTTATCAAGGTGCATGGCGTGAAGTTATAGCGGCTGCTGTAAAACAAGGGATTCCGGTACCTGGCTTCTCCAGCGCTCTTTCTTACTACGACAGCTACCGTACAGAGCGTTTGCCAGCAAACTTGCTGCAAGCTCAACGTGACTACTTCGGTGCTCACACATTCAAACGTGTGGACAAAGAAGGTTCATTCCACTTCCAGTGGATGGACACAAACGAGTAA
- the fsa gene encoding fructose-6-phosphate aldolase, protein MKFFIDTANVEDIQKAYKIGVLSGVTTNPSLVAKEGVKFEDRIEEILRLVPEVESVSAEVTPDALTAEDMIAQANELIKINNSDKNITIKLPMTLAGLEACRYLTKKGVKTNVTLIFTVNQALLAARAGATYVSPFLGRLDDISEDGVQLVTKIAELFRTHNLDAQIIAASVRHPDHVTRVAMAGAHIATVPFSVIEQISKHPLTDQGMDKFAADWKKTVQ, encoded by the coding sequence ATGAAATTTTTTATCGATACAGCTAACGTGGAAGATATTCAAAAAGCATACAAAATCGGTGTATTGTCTGGTGTAACAACAAACCCATCTTTGGTAGCCAAAGAAGGCGTGAAATTCGAAGATCGTATTGAAGAAATCTTGCGTTTGGTACCTGAAGTGGAGTCCGTTTCTGCGGAAGTGACACCAGATGCCCTTACTGCTGAAGATATGATTGCACAAGCGAACGAATTGATCAAAATTAACAACAGCGACAAAAACATTACGATCAAATTGCCAATGACACTTGCAGGACTTGAAGCTTGCCGTTACTTGACCAAAAAAGGTGTGAAAACCAACGTAACGTTGATCTTCACTGTGAACCAGGCGCTTCTGGCTGCTCGTGCTGGTGCGACATATGTATCTCCATTCCTGGGACGTCTTGATGATATCTCTGAGGATGGCGTACAATTGGTTACCAAAATTGCTGAATTGTTCCGTACACATAACCTGGATGCACAGATTATTGCGGCTTCCGTAAGACATCCGGATCACGTTACACGTGTAGCGATGGCTGGAGCACATATTGCTACTGTTCCATTCTCCGTTATTGAACAGATCTCCAAACACCCGCTGACAGATCAAGGTATGGACAAATTTGCAGCGGACTGGAAAAAAACAGTACAATAA
- the zwf gene encoding glucose-6-phosphate dehydrogenase: MEPTTIVLFGATGDLAKRKIYPALYNLYLEQKLPETFSLIGLGRREWSDEFFQAQVEKSLNEFSRRQADPEVVKSFVKAFRYSVLNISHKEDYIKLLGLVEQREAELGIPSNRLFYLSVGPEFFEPIAENIQESGLGSTEGWKRLVIEKPFGHDLQSARDLNRKLSESFTEEEIYRIDHYLGKPMVQRLETLHQSNPIMKALWNNRYISNVQITANETVGVEERASYYDHVGAVRDMFQNHMLQLLMMMAIQLPYNSTSEKVGLKKKHIMESIQPLQKQTVGANIIRGQYAEGSIQGKPVNAYAAEPGVAENTMNDTFIAAKLQIDDFFWRGVPFYIRTGKRMKEKSTRIVIEFKEPSGQTNVLKNKGSKPNLLVIEMSPDQSMTLQLNASDPENKGEFKPVHIDLSPDKGDLAEAYENLIRDALLGDPTFFAHWDEVELSWAWVQPILDAFQENLLPLHLYPAGSYGPAESDVMLEEDGHHWWFDEPADQESLVTNSIPLAVNANL, from the coding sequence ATGGAACCAACTACCATTGTTTTATTTGGTGCTACTGGCGATTTAGCCAAAAGAAAAATATATCCTGCCTTATATAACTTATATCTTGAGCAGAAGCTTCCTGAAACCTTCTCATTGATTGGTCTGGGGCGTAGAGAGTGGTCTGATGAATTCTTTCAGGCACAAGTGGAAAAATCATTAAATGAATTTTCCAGACGCCAAGCGGATCCTGAAGTTGTGAAGTCATTTGTGAAAGCTTTCCGCTACAGTGTATTGAATATAAGCCATAAGGAAGATTATATAAAGTTGTTGGGATTAGTTGAACAAAGAGAAGCTGAGCTTGGCATTCCGTCCAATCGCTTGTTTTATCTCTCGGTTGGTCCGGAATTTTTCGAACCGATTGCCGAGAATATTCAAGAAAGTGGGCTGGGTTCCACAGAGGGCTGGAAACGCCTCGTCATCGAGAAGCCATTTGGTCACGATCTGCAGTCCGCCAGAGACCTTAATCGCAAATTAAGCGAATCATTCACGGAGGAAGAGATTTATCGGATTGACCATTATTTGGGCAAACCGATGGTACAGCGTCTGGAGACGTTGCACCAGAGTAACCCAATCATGAAGGCGTTATGGAATAACCGTTACATCTCCAATGTGCAAATTACGGCGAATGAGACTGTAGGTGTCGAAGAACGTGCATCCTATTATGATCATGTTGGTGCAGTGCGAGACATGTTCCAGAATCATATGTTGCAATTGCTCATGATGATGGCGATTCAGCTTCCATACAACAGTACTTCCGAAAAGGTTGGATTGAAGAAAAAACACATTATGGAATCGATCCAGCCGTTACAAAAACAAACTGTGGGCGCAAACATCATCCGTGGACAGTATGCAGAAGGCAGCATTCAAGGTAAACCGGTCAATGCTTATGCTGCTGAACCGGGTGTAGCCGAGAATACGATGAATGACACATTCATTGCTGCCAAATTGCAAATTGATGATTTCTTCTGGCGTGGTGTTCCGTTTTACATTCGCACGGGTAAAAGAATGAAGGAGAAATCAACACGTATCGTGATTGAATTCAAAGAACCTTCAGGACAGACAAATGTGCTGAAAAACAAGGGTTCCAAGCCAAACCTGCTCGTCATTGAGATGAGTCCGGATCAGAGCATGACATTGCAACTGAATGCAAGTGATCCTGAGAATAAAGGTGAATTCAAACCGGTTCATATCGATCTTTCTCCGGATAAAGGTGACCTTGCGGAAGCTTACGAGAATCTGATTCGTGATGCTTTGCTGGGTGATCCAACATTCTTTGCCCATTGGGATGAAGTAGAATTGTCATGGGCGTGGGTGCAACCCATTCTGGATGCATTCCAGGAAAATCTGTTGCCACTTCACCTGTATCCTGCAGGTAGCTATGGTCCGGCTGAATCAGATGTTATGCTTGAAGAAGATGGTCACCACTGGTGGTTTGATGAGCCAGCGGATCAGGAGTCTTTAGTTACAAATAGCATACCCTTGGCGGTTAATGCGAATCTCTAA
- a CDS encoding LysR family transcriptional regulator — MTTNYELYKVFYWAAKTGSLTQAAKALYITQPSVSHAIKQLEESFGLTLFYRNSKGVALTQEGASLYSYIEQSQILISLAEEKMAALKNLDNGELRIGGSDSLFKHYMLAYLEEFHTLYPNIKLHLSHGTTPEVITFLKEGKIDLGVVRMPIVDPQLEVRESIQLKDCFVAGERYAQLKGKVMTLEMLLEHQLILFSRNSRVRMAITELFNSYNYTLKPEIEVGSVDLLIEFARRGLGISYVTREFISKELEEGSLFEIQLDVPLPPSHVGIMTKRNMPISLAANRFMDLIFKS; from the coding sequence ATGACTACAAATTACGAACTATATAAAGTCTTTTATTGGGCCGCCAAAACGGGAAGTTTGACACAGGCTGCGAAAGCACTGTATATCACTCAACCCAGCGTCAGTCATGCCATTAAGCAATTGGAAGAGAGCTTTGGTCTCACCTTGTTTTATCGAAATTCCAAGGGTGTAGCGTTGACACAGGAAGGTGCCAGTCTGTACTCCTATATTGAACAATCCCAGATTCTGATCTCACTTGCGGAAGAAAAAATGGCCGCACTGAAGAATCTCGACAATGGTGAATTGAGAATTGGTGGCAGTGACTCCCTGTTCAAGCATTACATGCTGGCGTATCTGGAGGAATTCCACACCTTGTACCCTAATATCAAGCTACATCTGAGTCATGGAACCACGCCGGAAGTCATTACCTTTCTGAAAGAAGGCAAGATCGATCTTGGTGTTGTTCGGATGCCCATTGTTGATCCACAGCTCGAAGTCAGGGAAAGCATTCAGTTGAAAGACTGTTTTGTAGCCGGGGAACGTTATGCTCAGTTGAAGGGTAAAGTCATGACACTTGAGATGCTTCTGGAGCATCAACTGATTCTCTTCTCCCGGAACAGCCGGGTTCGGATGGCTATAACTGAGTTGTTTAACAGCTATAATTACACGTTGAAACCTGAGATTGAGGTTGGTAGCGTTGATCTGTTGATTGAGTTTGCGCGTCGAGGACTGGGTATTTCCTATGTCACACGTGAGTTTATCTCCAAGGAGCTGGAGGAAGGTTCTCTCTTCGAAATTCAACTTGATGTCCCGCTGCCCCCTTCCCATGTGGGGATTATGACCAAACGCAATATGCCGATCTCTCTGGCTGCCAACAGGTTTATGGATCTCATTTTCAAATCCTGA